A stretch of the Filimonas lacunae genome encodes the following:
- a CDS encoding T9SS type B sorting domain-containing protein, translating to MQNCKNVIYVTFLTFLLLLSIKPVQAQVDTKIGTGTTSNSDWEYPTPFADASHSTRTQFLYRASEMTAAGMTAGTINAIKFTVLDLGMYYDAALSAEENMTIKIGATTASSLSTTGWATASNVIYTSASYMPVLGVNSFTLSSPFFWNGADNIIIEVCNDQSESMLTSANRLVEWTTGLTFNGSRTYGEDFNGPQCGIPATDERGTQTSRPNVIFNWSAAPPCSSASLVAGTAATDIASLCSGETFHVNLPGASTATGLTYQWQSSPNNTSFSDISGATSATQTLTQTASNWYRAVVTCANGGTATSAPVQVIVPGAFSGTYTINNKIPASTTNFRSFTDAYNAIRCGIGGPVVFNVDAGSNPYNEQLIFKNITGMSATNTVTFNGNGVALTYAASQNADRAVIKLDGADYFTFNNINIVATGSSYSYGVLLTNDADFNVINGCNITVNTTSGSNSHIGISVSSSATNPTASGDAFCDNNTFSNNTITGGYYGIALSGSYDNANGNNSIKGNIIKDFYTAAIYVSYSFNSLIEGNTITRDARLTSSYWSGISGIYITNLNTKMVISKNKISHFFDGGSPDVTFYGINLTTANAIGSLENIISNNLIYNVNGGGSLYGIYNLNSQSVFFYHNTISLDGDGSAVASTNPIIGYYQEGASGVKFNNNIISITRTGIMPKTAISFVDGSANSGDHNVYYVTRSETNQVGMVNGQRKLFVSDFAAAAGQDAHSLSADPLFVNAAAGNLTPANSSIDNIGTNVAITTDINNVNRNAATPDAGALEFTTAGCAAATAGTATPSTNGICQDTKLYIDLTGNSSGYGQTYQWQYSATETGTYTNLGSALPTPTLDLTTTGVLQYYRVVVTCGAATSVSNAVPISVSPFLPAGTYTINKALPTGSGNYHSFNDAYTALSCGIAGPIVFEVAPNSGDYQEQLLMSGPVKGATAINTVTFKGNGNTIKYSSSVSEERAVIKLRNIKHIIFDSLVVNAIGSGTYGYGVQLINNADSNIIRRSTIITDTTKTSTSYVGIVLSAMDDDPLAEYDVDGHSARSHDNLFEKNTIMGGYYGITVVGAPYYDPVYRNRILNNKILNFYSTGIYCDAVISFTIEGNTISRPTRNTVTSFTGIRMANTVGDVHINANTITNPFGGNPASTSTFYGFYLDYVSEQDDTYTNWITNNIIYNVNGEGPQYGLYYNWGRFVRIYHNTFSLDNRASNSSSVTCGIYTVNTGEVYFRNNIVNIVRGGAGSKYAEYIASSEEAPLRADKNNLYVSSDGGNNYIGYFSGARATLAEWRDIAKNDYASTTLNPVFTNAAAGDLTPTIAPLDNTGTPLSVVNDILGTTRSTTTPDVGAYEFTVPGCADVITAGTADATPRTGICMGTKIKFTLTGNTVNGNQRYVWQEATTETGTYTNMGDTSFVPELTIPVYKSNYYRCVIICGSKTATSTSVKIDLNAAFPAGVYSIANTGTADFSSFASAVSAMSCGITGAVTFNVAPGTYNEKVTFKAIPGASDVSRVTFQAANGDATSVKVSAPGTSDSNYVVLFDTASFITFKTMSVINTGTSFIKVIELKGAASSDSIANCIVTGVATTNTAEAGSVIYSNSFTGKKLTLAGNTIINGARGIHIAGTTSKRGVNVTIAGNTVQSFYQYGIYTNYSDTISVSDNIVPLAIPFSPAANTAFYGIYTSNSAAYQLSKNRVTITSTATTSSVAYGIYTTVCTANTAEPGKIEGNLVNAVGGNTASLYGIYNATTTYLQFKNNVISIKTAAANSYGWYITTSAAARAYNNSIQSTATSATNNFAAYINNTTSSYQAYLRNNIFTHAGGGRALRIGNAGYTNSDYNMLYSSGTVLAQVGSTTYNSLSAWQTATDIDRNSIVYAPAFTSDATLSPNISAPGVWAMHGRGVQIENNNYDFNGNVRPVTLKEGVPDLGAYEFLPTSLPPAAVATPAVPAANTQQVFTFGTDVVSIINWGATVPAGAVTLRRYSGIQPTGLPIGTDFMYFYVDADVPAAGAYSYSIKQPYFASWRGYIDNESRIRFGKTDAANVWSVEANSSVDIDANVISADNLSFLDKYSGLTNASIKSPYADVDSVRTDSSNMGTRFWVPYALGAEIDSLNVYVGGADTDADIVVKINGTTWIRNYHVPAHTFVLTDAIPNSGNSSALLTGEGWSDRGISIESNVAVAAYAYARGQGMGASMLMPAGIYGYEYYPTIYKQNIIGGDHTWISVIADYDNTTVEITPSVPTYAGRKAGVPFAVTLQRGEIYTLWGAAKSAFEGFDLSGTKIRAITNTDGSCAPVAVFSGAYDGFVNVCNPDSYFTPPFSDYMWVQNTPVQAWGTSYLTAPLPSRDDIAVGLPTVYRIAVKDATTIVKVNGVVQSTLENGYYTHVSSTADYIEASQPVMVTQMMASDNYECNIQSTMPDMTVLVPLNQGIRKAEFVRMKGNNNIADNYLNVIVPTEGVSSLFIDGSNTFDLTYPHPNKPGYTVVVKRWVGADAVDSIRSTYPVQAMLLGRSIYGGAYSYTVGAVINNLQTMPGITNVYDSSGNYSAYTCVGTPFHISIRLAVKPDVLTWKLSEITNITPAADVVQYGPVEDSTTVIDGKTYYAYSLPGEYVFSQTGVYKIPVSFEHSSIGSCNHTAQTKLPVTVKGKPQVSFTVNYTGCQSDIAYFHPTASNESNSPVKYWKWNINDTVLTEQEPAYQLINNTITADTTYAVKLLAISEDGCVADAANNVTVKPEVQLAVDNDSVATCSNSTVSFAVTAPATGVTYNWYAAETGGAPVHTGATYSFAAPATNTYIYLEAVNTNGCTTAPRLRLVVTSFATLAIPVVIVDSAGVNVVRFAWASVTDAIGYEVSIDGGATWTTPSSGSTGLTHTVAGLLPGKEVTILVRAIAALPCRNATSTAVTGATIMDQIFAATGFTPNGDGLNDVFIIRGGVISSMHLAIFNQWGEKIFETNNKEEGWKGDYKGQIQPSGVYMYVANIVLVDGSSITKKGSVNLVR from the coding sequence ATGCAGAATTGTAAGAACGTTATTTATGTTACTTTTTTAACATTTTTACTGTTACTCTCTATCAAACCTGTTCAGGCACAGGTGGATACTAAAATAGGAACGGGCACAACTTCTAACTCCGACTGGGAGTATCCCACCCCTTTTGCAGACGCCTCGCATTCTACCAGAACACAATTCCTGTACCGTGCATCGGAAATGACGGCAGCAGGTATGACTGCAGGAACCATTAATGCAATTAAGTTTACCGTGCTGGATCTGGGTATGTATTACGATGCTGCGCTTTCTGCGGAAGAGAATATGACCATTAAAATTGGCGCCACCACGGCCAGCTCATTAAGCACTACCGGTTGGGCAACAGCCAGTAATGTTATTTACACTTCTGCCAGTTATATGCCTGTATTAGGTGTAAACTCCTTTACATTAAGCTCTCCGTTTTTCTGGAACGGGGCCGACAATATTATCATCGAAGTCTGTAACGATCAGTCTGAGTCTATGTTAACCAGCGCCAACAGGCTGGTAGAATGGACAACGGGTTTAACCTTTAACGGTTCAAGAACCTATGGTGAAGACTTTAATGGCCCTCAATGTGGCATTCCTGCTACGGATGAAAGAGGCACACAAACCAGCAGGCCCAATGTTATTTTTAACTGGTCAGCCGCGCCGCCTTGTTCCAGCGCCAGCCTGGTTGCCGGAACAGCAGCTACCGATATTGCCAGCCTGTGCTCTGGCGAAACCTTCCATGTAAATTTACCTGGCGCTTCTACCGCTACGGGTTTAACCTATCAGTGGCAATCATCACCCAACAATACCAGCTTTAGCGATATCAGCGGGGCTACCTCTGCCACACAAACATTAACTCAAACAGCCAGCAACTGGTATCGTGCGGTGGTTACCTGTGCCAATGGAGGCACTGCCACATCTGCACCCGTGCAGGTGATTGTACCCGGTGCGTTCTCCGGCACTTATACCATCAATAATAAAATTCCTGCCAGCACTACCAACTTCCGTTCTTTTACCGATGCATATAACGCTATTCGTTGCGGAATTGGCGGGCCAGTGGTGTTTAATGTAGATGCAGGCAGCAATCCTTATAACGAACAATTGATTTTTAAAAATATCACCGGTATGTCAGCAACCAACACGGTTACCTTTAACGGTAATGGTGTAGCGCTTACCTATGCCGCCAGCCAAAATGCTGATCGTGCGGTGATTAAACTGGACGGTGCAGATTATTTTACGTTCAATAATATTAACATCGTTGCTACCGGAAGCAGTTACAGCTACGGTGTGCTGTTAACCAACGATGCCGATTTTAACGTGATTAATGGTTGTAATATTACGGTGAATACTACTTCCGGCAGCAATAGCCATATTGGTATCTCTGTAAGTTCATCCGCTACCAACCCCACTGCTTCAGGTGATGCGTTTTGTGATAATAATACTTTTTCTAACAATACTATTACCGGTGGTTACTACGGTATTGCCCTGTCTGGCAGTTATGATAATGCCAATGGCAACAACTCTATTAAGGGTAATATCATTAAAGACTTTTATACAGCTGCTATTTATGTATCCTATTCTTTCAACTCTTTAATAGAAGGTAATACCATCACCCGTGATGCAAGGCTTACCAGTAGCTACTGGTCGGGCATCAGTGGTATTTATATTACCAATCTGAACACCAAAATGGTGATCAGCAAAAACAAGATCAGCCATTTCTTTGACGGAGGTAGTCCGGATGTTACTTTTTATGGTATCAACTTAACTACGGCTAACGCCATAGGTTCATTAGAAAACATCATAAGCAATAACCTTATTTACAATGTAAATGGTGGTGGTAGCCTGTATGGTATTTACAACCTGAATTCGCAAAGCGTATTTTTTTACCACAATACTATTTCTTTAGATGGCGATGGCTCGGCTGTTGCCAGCACCAACCCCATCATTGGTTATTACCAGGAAGGGGCCAGCGGTGTTAAATTCAATAACAATATTATTTCTATTACCCGCACAGGGATTATGCCTAAAACGGCTATCTCTTTTGTGGATGGTTCTGCCAACAGCGGCGACCACAACGTATATTATGTTACCCGCAGCGAAACCAACCAGGTAGGTATGGTGAACGGGCAACGTAAATTATTTGTATCTGATTTTGCAGCAGCTGCCGGGCAGGATGCGCATTCGCTTTCGGCAGATCCTTTGTTTGTAAATGCAGCGGCTGGCAATTTAACGCCTGCCAATTCTTCTATCGATAACATAGGTACCAATGTGGCTATTACCACAGATATTAATAATGTAAACCGTAATGCAGCAACCCCCGATGCAGGTGCGCTGGAATTTACTACAGCGGGCTGTGCCGCTGCTACAGCAGGCACAGCAACACCTTCTACTAACGGCATTTGTCAGGATACCAAACTGTATATTGATTTAACCGGCAACTCTTCCGGCTATGGTCAAACCTACCAGTGGCAATACAGTGCTACCGAAACCGGCACTTACACCAACCTGGGTAGTGCGTTGCCTACTCCTACACTTGATCTTACTACAACAGGAGTGTTGCAGTATTACCGTGTAGTGGTAACCTGCGGTGCGGCAACTTCTGTTTCCAATGCCGTGCCTATCAGCGTTTCTCCTTTCCTGCCAGCAGGTACCTATACTATTAATAAAGCGCTTCCTACGGGCAGTGGCAACTACCACAGTTTCAATGATGCCTATACTGCTTTAAGCTGTGGTATCGCAGGCCCTATTGTGTTTGAAGTTGCGCCTAACAGCGGCGATTACCAGGAGCAATTGCTAATGAGTGGTCCTGTAAAAGGCGCTACTGCTATTAATACCGTTACTTTTAAAGGAAATGGCAATACCATTAAATATAGCAGTTCGGTTTCGGAAGAACGTGCAGTTATTAAACTGCGTAATATCAAGCATATCATTTTTGATAGCCTGGTAGTAAATGCCATCGGCTCCGGAACTTATGGCTATGGCGTACAGCTGATTAATAATGCCGATAGCAATATTATTCGTAGGAGTACCATCATTACAGATACTACCAAAACATCCACCTCTTATGTGGGTATTGTGTTAAGTGCAATGGATGATGATCCGTTGGCTGAGTATGATGTAGATGGTCATAGCGCCCGTAGCCACGACAACCTGTTTGAAAAGAACACTATTATGGGTGGCTATTATGGTATAACTGTAGTAGGGGCACCTTATTACGATCCGGTGTATCGCAACCGTATATTAAATAACAAGATCCTTAACTTCTATAGCACAGGTATATACTGTGATGCGGTAATTTCTTTTACCATCGAGGGTAATACTATTTCACGCCCTACCCGTAACACGGTAACCAGCTTTACTGGTATCAGAATGGCAAATACGGTAGGTGATGTCCATATCAACGCTAATACCATTACAAATCCATTTGGGGGTAATCCTGCATCCACCAGCACTTTTTACGGTTTCTACCTCGATTATGTGAGCGAGCAGGATGATACCTACACTAACTGGATCACCAATAACATTATTTACAATGTGAATGGTGAAGGGCCGCAGTACGGTTTGTATTATAACTGGGGCAGGTTTGTGAGAATTTATCACAACACCTTCTCTTTAGATAACCGTGCTTCTAACAGCAGTTCTGTTACCTGTGGCATATACACCGTTAACACCGGTGAAGTGTATTTCCGCAACAACATTGTGAACATTGTAAGGGGCGGCGCAGGTAGCAAGTATGCTGAATACATTGCATCCTCAGAAGAAGCGCCTTTACGTGCCGACAAAAACAACTTATATGTCAGCAGTGATGGCGGCAATAACTATATCGGGTATTTTTCTGGCGCAAGGGCTACGTTGGCTGAATGGAGGGATATTGCTAAAAACGATTACGCTTCTACCACGTTAAATCCTGTTTTCACCAATGCAGCAGCGGGTGATTTAACGCCTACCATTGCTCCCTTAGATAACACGGGCACTCCATTAAGTGTTGTCAACGATATCTTAGGCACCACCCGTAGTACTACTACGCCGGATGTGGGCGCTTATGAATTTACAGTGCCTGGTTGTGCGGATGTGATTACTGCGGGAACAGCAGATGCCACTCCACGCACCGGTATTTGTATGGGTACTAAAATTAAATTTACCCTTACTGGTAACACCGTAAACGGTAACCAGCGATATGTATGGCAGGAAGCTACTACCGAAACCGGCACCTATACCAATATGGGTGATACCAGCTTTGTGCCTGAGCTTACTATACCTGTGTATAAAAGCAACTATTACCGTTGTGTAATTATATGTGGTAGCAAAACGGCTACTTCTACTTCGGTTAAAATTGATTTGAACGCTGCATTCCCGGCTGGCGTGTATTCTATTGCCAATACGGGCACAGCAGATTTCTCTTCTTTTGCCAGTGCAGTTTCTGCTATGAGCTGTGGCATTACGGGTGCAGTTACATTTAATGTGGCACCTGGCACCTACAACGAAAAAGTTACGTTTAAAGCTATTCCGGGTGCTTCAGATGTTAGCCGTGTTACTTTCCAGGCTGCTAATGGCGATGCTACTTCGGTAAAAGTTTCTGCACCGGGCACTTCCGATAGCAACTATGTGGTATTATTTGATACTGCCAGCTTTATTACCTTCAAAACCATGTCGGTAATAAACACCGGTACCAGCTTTATAAAAGTAATAGAGCTGAAAGGTGCGGCATCATCTGACAGTATTGCCAATTGCATTGTTACCGGGGTGGCTACTACCAACACTGCCGAAGCAGGATCGGTAATATACAGCAATAGCTTCACGGGTAAAAAACTGACGCTGGCAGGTAATACTATTATTAATGGTGCACGTGGCATTCATATAGCGGGCACTACATCCAAACGTGGAGTAAATGTTACTATCGCAGGCAATACCGTACAAAGCTTTTACCAATATGGTATTTATACCAATTATAGCGATACCATTAGCGTATCAGATAACATAGTGCCACTTGCTATTCCATTCTCACCGGCAGCGAATACTGCTTTCTATGGCATCTATACTTCCAACAGTGCGGCTTACCAGTTAAGTAAAAACCGGGTTACCATCACTTCTACTGCAACAACAAGCAGTGTGGCATATGGTATTTACACTACTGTTTGTACTGCCAATACCGCAGAGCCGGGTAAAATAGAAGGTAACCTGGTAAATGCAGTGGGTGGTAATACCGCTTCTTTATACGGTATTTACAATGCCACTACTACTTACCTGCAGTTTAAAAACAACGTTATCAGCATTAAAACAGCGGCTGCCAACTCCTATGGCTGGTATATTACCACCAGTGCCGCTGCCAGGGCTTATAACAACTCTATACAAAGCACGGCCACATCGGCTACCAACAACTTTGCTGCGTATATTAACAATACTACCAGCAGCTACCAGGCTTACCTGCGTAATAATATATTCACGCATGCAGGCGGTGGCAGGGCGCTGCGTATTGGCAATGCCGGTTACACCAACAGCGATTATAACATGCTGTATAGCTCAGGTACTGTGCTGGCGCAGGTAGGTTCTACCACTTATAACAGCCTCAGTGCATGGCAAACAGCTACTGATATTGACAGAAATTCTATTGTATATGCACCTGCCTTTACCAGCGATGCTACATTAAGCCCTAACATTAGTGCGCCGGGCGTATGGGCTATGCATGGTCGTGGGGTGCAGATAGAGAATAACAATTATGACTTTAATGGCAATGTGCGCCCGGTAACATTAAAAGAGGGTGTGCCTGACCTGGGTGCGTATGAATTTTTACCTACTTCATTGCCACCGGCAGCCGTGGCTACACCAGCCGTGCCTGCTGCTAACACCCAACAGGTGTTTACATTTGGTACCGATGTAGTATCCATTATTAACTGGGGTGCTACTGTACCGGCGGGTGCTGTAACGTTAAGACGTTATTCCGGCATTCAGCCTACAGGCTTACCAATCGGTACCGACTTCATGTATTTTTATGTAGATGCAGATGTGCCTGCTGCGGGAGCGTATAGCTATTCTATTAAGCAACCTTATTTTGCTTCGTGGAGAGGTTATATTGATAACGAATCAAGAATCCGGTTTGGTAAAACAGATGCAGCCAATGTATGGAGTGTGGAAGCCAACAGCAGCGTGGATATTGACGCGAATGTTATTTCGGCAGATAATCTTTCCTTCCTGGATAAATATTCTGGTTTAACCAATGCTTCTATTAAGAGCCCTTATGCAGATGTAGACAGTGTAAGAACAGATAGCTCTAACATGGGTACGCGTTTTTGGGTACCTTATGCACTGGGTGCTGAAATAGACTCCTTAAACGTGTATGTAGGTGGTGCCGATACAGACGCTGACATTGTAGTTAAAATCAATGGCACTACCTGGATACGTAATTACCATGTACCTGCCCATACGTTTGTGCTTACCGATGCCATTCCCAACTCCGGCAACAGCAGCGCGCTGCTTACAGGCGAAGGCTGGTCTGACAGGGGCATCAGTATTGAAAGTAATGTAGCGGTTGCAGCTTATGCTTATGCCAGAGGTCAGGGCATGGGGGCCAGCATGTTGATGCCGGCGGGTATTTACGGATACGAATATTATCCTACTATTTATAAGCAAAATATTATTGGCGGAGATCATACCTGGATATCGGTAATTGCCGATTACGATAACACCACAGTGGAAATTACCCCATCGGTGCCTACTTATGCAGGCCGTAAAGCGGGTGTGCCATTTGCGGTTACTTTGCAAAGAGGAGAAATATATACCTTATGGGGTGCAGCCAAGTCAGCCTTTGAAGGATTTGATTTATCCGGTACTAAAATCAGGGCTATTACTAATACGGATGGCAGCTGTGCGCCGGTAGCGGTATTCTCCGGTGCGTACGATGGGTTTGTGAATGTGTGTAATCCGGATAGCTACTTTACACCACCGTTCAGCGATTATATGTGGGTGCAAAATACGCCGGTACAGGCCTGGGGAACCAGCTACCTTACTGCGCCATTGCCCAGCAGGGATGATATTGCGGTAGGGCTGCCTACGGTGTACCGTATTGCGGTAAAAGATGCAACTACTATTGTGAAGGTGAATGGTGTGGTACAAAGCACGCTGGAAAATGGTTACTATACCCATGTAAGCAGTACCGCTGATTATATAGAAGCCAGCCAGCCAGTGATGGTTACACAAATGATGGCTTCTGATAACTATGAGTGTAATATTCAGTCAACCATGCCGGATATGACCGTGCTGGTACCACTGAATCAAGGCATTCGCAAGGCGGAGTTTGTAAGAATGAAAGGCAACAATAATATTGCTGACAACTACTTAAACGTAATTGTGCCTACGGAAGGTGTAAGCAGCCTGTTTATTGATGGCAGCAACACGTTCGATCTCACTTATCCGCATCCTAACAAGCCCGGATATACGGTAGTTGTAAAAAGATGGGTGGGAGCTGATGCTGTAGATAGTATCAGAAGCACTTATCCTGTACAGGCCATGTTATTGGGCAGATCTATTTACGGTGGCGCTTATTCTTATACGGTGGGTGCAGTCATCAACAATCTGCAAACCATGCCAGGCATTACCAACGTGTACGATTCCAGTGGTAATTACAGTGCCTATACTTGTGTAGGAACGCCGTTCCACATAAGCATACGCTTGGCCGTGAAGCCTGATGTACTTACCTGGAAATTAAGTGAGATCACTAATATTACACCGGCAGCAGATGTGGTGCAATACGGCCCGGTAGAAGACTCTACCACCGTAATAGATGGTAAAACCTACTATGCATACTCTTTACCTGGTGAATATGTATTCTCTCAAACCGGCGTATACAAAATACCGGTATCGTTTGAACACAGCAGCATTGGCAGCTGTAACCACACGGCGCAAACCAAATTGCCTGTTACTGTAAAAGGTAAGCCACAGGTAAGTTTCACGGTGAATTACACCGGTTGTCAAAGCGATATTGCTTACTTCCATCCAACGGCATCTAACGAAAGTAATTCTCCGGTGAAATACTGGAAATGGAATATCAACGATACGGTGCTGACAGAGCAGGAGCCTGCTTACCAGTTAATAAACAACACTATTACAGCAGATACTACCTACGCAGTGAAACTGCTGGCTATTTCGGAAGATGGTTGTGTGGCAGATGCTGCTAACAATGTAACCGTAAAACCAGAAGTGCAGTTAGCGGTGGATAATGATTCTGTGGCAACCTGTAGCAACAGCACTGTTTCATTTGCTGTAACAGCGCCGGCTACCGGAGTTACCTACAATTGGTATGCTGCCGAAACGGGTGGTGCGCCTGTACATACCGGTGCTACCTACAGCTTTGCAGCTCCGGCCACTAACACCTATATCTATCTCGAAGCGGTGAATACCAATGGTTGTACAACTGCTCCAAGATTACGTTTGGTGGTGACCAGCTTTGCAACGCTTGCTATACCAGTAGTAATAGTGGATTCGGCTGGTGTGAATGTAGTAAGGTTTGCATGGGCGTCTGTTACCGATGCTATAGGATATGAAGTGTCTATAGATGGTGGAGCTACCTGGACTACGCCTTCATCCGGAAGCACTGGTTTAACGCATACAGTGGCTGGCTTACTGCCAGGAAAAGAAGTGACCATACTGGTAAGAGCCATAGCGGCATTACCATGCCGTAACGCCACTTCAACAGCTGTAACGGGCGCCACTATCATGGATCAGATATTCGCCGCAACCGGCTTTACACCGAATGGCGACGGATTAAACGATGTATTTATTATTCGTGGTGGTGTTATCAGCTCTATGCACCTGGCCATATTTAACCAGTGGGGCGAAAAGATTTTTGAAACCAACAATAAAGAAGAAGGATGGAAAGGCGACTATAAAGGACAAATTCAGCCATCGGGTGTTTATATGTACGTTGCCAACATAGTATTAGTGGATGGCAGCAGTATCACTAAAAAAGGCTCGGTGAACCTGGTAAGGTAG